A region of Streptomyces paludis DNA encodes the following proteins:
- a CDS encoding IS4 family transposase yields the protein MQSATVTYSRAITVAPGKYAPGHLGELTPYLPFAAVDEVLEEAGRLGQRRRDLPTRVGVYWVLALALFGCGYRAGWNRLTAGLAHVAEVPMPSVTALAGLRHRVGTEPVKALFTAVSGPLAIPGSTPGSFYRGRRVVAFDGCSSIKVRDLPCNRRWLEKIRHAVGWAGYPSLMLMTLVETGTRSIIGAGFGSLRHGERHYAHSLLPLLDTSMLLLADRGFDGNDFLAQTDATGAAFLIRLKSARRPTIEQRLPDGSYLTRLGHLTVRVIEASITTTCADGTHWTSNYRLATNLLDEGPDPAERLLALYHERWEIEVTYLALRHTLMKGRVLSSGTPDGIRQEMWALLTVYQLLRTAMTDAAATTGLDPDRMSFTRALEAAQLSVINATGITPTTTSPGPDTGPGTHSPPDSIHRTLLAHPLPPRRPRTSTRKVKSPISRYHTAPQTGRPARSTPVTEITLTIHHPGNPAPPPTTPPAPPRRPTRLDQIINAIHNNPDHTWTPKEITRAINYQGSSGTLVTQLTQWVTKGFLHKIAHGIYTPPPPTTNTTNP from the coding sequence ATGCAGTCTGCCACTGTGACGTATTCGCGTGCTATCACTGTCGCTCCGGGGAAGTACGCACCCGGACATCTGGGCGAATTGACGCCGTACCTGCCCTTCGCGGCTGTCGATGAGGTGTTGGAGGAGGCCGGCCGGCTGGGGCAGCGCCGGCGGGACCTGCCCACGCGGGTGGGCGTGTACTGGGTACTCGCGCTGGCATTGTTCGGATGCGGATACCGTGCCGGGTGGAACCGGCTGACCGCGGGACTGGCCCATGTCGCGGAGGTGCCCATGCCCTCGGTGACAGCCCTGGCAGGCTTACGCCACCGGGTGGGAACCGAGCCTGTCAAAGCACTGTTCACCGCGGTCTCGGGCCCGCTCGCGATCCCGGGCTCCACCCCGGGTTCCTTCTACCGGGGACGACGCGTCGTGGCCTTCGACGGCTGCTCGTCCATCAAAGTACGGGACCTGCCCTGCAACCGCCGCTGGCTGGAGAAAATCCGCCACGCGGTGGGCTGGGCCGGCTACCCGAGCCTGATGCTGATGACACTGGTGGAGACCGGCACCCGCAGCATCATCGGAGCCGGGTTCGGCTCCCTGCGCCACGGCGAACGCCACTACGCACACAGCCTGCTGCCTCTCCTGGACACCAGCATGCTGCTGCTCGCCGACCGCGGCTTCGACGGAAACGACTTCCTCGCCCAGACCGACGCCACCGGCGCGGCCTTCCTCATCCGCCTCAAATCCGCCCGCAGACCAACCATCGAACAACGCCTGCCCGACGGCTCCTACCTCACCCGCCTGGGACACCTCACAGTCCGCGTCATCGAAGCGTCCATCACCACCACCTGCGCCGACGGCACCCACTGGACCAGCAACTACCGCCTGGCCACCAACCTCCTCGACGAGGGCCCCGACCCGGCAGAACGCCTCCTCGCCCTCTACCACGAACGCTGGGAGATCGAAGTCACCTACCTCGCCCTGCGCCACACCCTGATGAAAGGACGCGTCCTGTCCTCCGGCACCCCCGACGGAATCCGCCAGGAAATGTGGGCCCTGCTGACCGTCTACCAACTCCTGCGGACCGCCATGACCGACGCCGCGGCCACCACCGGACTCGACCCCGACCGGATGAGCTTCACCCGCGCACTGGAAGCCGCCCAGCTCTCCGTCATCAACGCCACCGGAATCACCCCCACCACCACCAGCCCCGGCCCCGACACCGGCCCCGGCACCCACAGCCCCCCGGACAGCATCCACCGCACCCTGCTCGCACACCCCCTCCCCCCACGACGGCCCCGGACCAGCACCCGCAAAGTCAAATCCCCCATCTCCCGCTACCACACAGCCCCCCAAACCGGACGCCCCGCCCGCAGCACCCCCGTCACCGAGATCACCCTCACCATCCACCACCCCGGCAACCCCGCCCCACCACCCACCACACCCCCCGCCCCACCACGCCGCCCCACCCGCCTCGACCAGATCATCAACGCCATACACAACAACCCCGACCACACCTGGACCCCCAAAGAAATCACCCGCGCCATCAACTACCAAGGCTCCTCCGGAACCCTGGTCACCCAACTCACCCAATGGGTCACCAAAGGCTTCCTCCACAAAATCGCCCACGGCATCTACACACCCCCACCACCCACAACCAACACCACAAACCCTTAA
- a CDS encoding phosphatase PAP2 family protein: protein MAGLVLDGSNPDVSLLYDINGLAKDAPSWFDRAMEFTGEYGIMIALVLLVLCAWWSVRRAGSAEDSVTGVAGLLWAPLAAGVALLVNIPIRGFVERPRPFVDHKGLEVLVTGKTDYSFVSDHATMAMAIGVGVFIVHRKLGLAALGLALLEGFSRVYLGVHYPTDVIGGFALGTAVTLLLTPLALALLTPLVSAVARSSRLAPLVRSKSAREADRGSAGGGAGAGAGTGGGAGALGGGTRPLGIPEPRPDDNNLAA, encoded by the coding sequence ATGGCTGGACTCGTACTGGATGGGTCGAACCCTGATGTCAGCCTGCTCTATGACATCAACGGGCTGGCCAAGGACGCCCCGTCGTGGTTCGACCGCGCCATGGAGTTCACCGGCGAGTACGGGATCATGATCGCGCTGGTCCTGCTCGTGCTCTGCGCCTGGTGGAGCGTGCGCCGGGCCGGTTCCGCCGAGGACTCGGTGACCGGCGTCGCCGGGCTGCTGTGGGCGCCGCTGGCCGCGGGCGTCGCGCTGCTGGTCAACATCCCGATCCGGGGGTTCGTGGAGCGGCCGAGACCCTTCGTCGACCACAAGGGCCTGGAGGTCCTGGTGACGGGGAAGACCGACTACTCGTTCGTCAGCGACCACGCGACCATGGCGATGGCCATCGGCGTCGGCGTCTTCATCGTCCACCGGAAGCTCGGCCTCGCCGCGCTCGGGCTCGCGCTCCTCGAAGGCTTCAGCCGCGTCTACCTGGGCGTGCACTACCCGACCGACGTCATTGGCGGCTTCGCGCTCGGCACGGCGGTCACGCTGCTGCTCACGCCTCTGGCGCTCGCCCTGCTCACCCCGCTGGTCTCGGCGGTCGCGCGCTCGTCACGGCTCGCACCGCTCGTACGGTCGAAGTCCGCGCGCGAGGCGGACCGGGGGTCGGCGGGCGGGGGTGCGGGCGCGGGCGCGGGTACTGGCGGGGGTGCGGGCGCGCTGGGCGGCGGTACGCGACCGCTGGGGATCCCGGAGCCGCGGCCGGACGACAACAACTTGGCGGCGTGA
- the pstB gene encoding phosphate ABC transporter ATP-binding protein PstB: MAKRIDVSGLTAFYGSHRAIDDISMTVEPRSVTAFIGPSGCGKSTFLRTLNRMHEVTPGGRVEGKVLLDDQNLYGANVDPVAVRRTVGMVFQRPNPFPTMSIFDNVAAGLRLNGLARKSELSDVVEKSLKGANLWNEVKDRLNKPGSGLSGGQQQRLCIARAIAVEPEVLLMDEPCSALDPISTLAIEDLIGELKERFTIVIVTHNMQQAARVSDRTAFFNLAAVGQPGKLVEIDETERIFANPSVQATEDYISGRFG, translated from the coding sequence ATGGCCAAGCGAATCGACGTCAGCGGACTGACCGCCTTCTACGGCTCCCACCGGGCCATCGACGACATCTCGATGACCGTGGAGCCCCGCTCCGTGACGGCCTTCATCGGCCCGTCCGGCTGCGGCAAATCCACCTTCCTGCGCACCCTGAACCGGATGCACGAGGTCACCCCCGGTGGCCGCGTCGAGGGCAAGGTGCTGCTGGACGACCAGAACCTGTACGGCGCGAATGTCGACCCGGTCGCGGTGCGCCGTACGGTCGGCATGGTCTTCCAGCGCCCGAACCCGTTCCCCACCATGTCGATCTTCGACAATGTCGCGGCCGGCCTGCGGCTGAACGGCCTCGCCCGCAAGTCCGAGCTGTCGGACGTCGTGGAGAAGTCCCTCAAGGGCGCCAACCTCTGGAACGAGGTCAAGGACCGCCTGAACAAGCCCGGCTCCGGCCTCTCCGGCGGCCAGCAGCAGCGCCTGTGCATCGCCCGCGCGATCGCGGTCGAGCCGGAGGTGCTGCTGATGGACGAGCCGTGCTCGGCGCTCGACCCGATCTCGACGCTCGCGATCGAGGACCTGATCGGTGAGCTGAAGGAACGCTTCACCATCGTCATCGTGACCCACAACATGCAGCAGGCCGCGCGCGTCTCGGACCGTACGGCCTTCTTCAACCTGGCCGCCGTCGGCCAGCCCGGCAAGCTCGTCGAGATCGACGAGACCGAACGGATCTTCGCCAACCCGTCCGTACAGGCCACGGAGGACTACATCTCCGGCCGCTTCGGGTAA
- a CDS encoding inorganic phosphate transporter translates to MDTFALIVTIGVALGFTYTNGFHDSANAIATSVSTRALTPRAALAMAAVMNLAGAFLGQGVAKTVSEGLIATPHGSRGMGILFAALVGAIVWNLVTWYFGLPSSSSHALFGGMVGAALAGGTEVIWSGVLEKIVIPMFLSPFIGLLFGYLVMVGIMWIFRRTNPHKAKRGFRIAQTVSAAGMALGHGLQDAQKTMGIVVMALVIADVEGQGDEIPIWVKVSCAVMLSLGTYAGGWRIMRTLGRKIIELDPPQGFAAETTGATIMFGSAFLFHAPISTTHVITSAIMGVGATKRVKAVRWGIAKNIILGWFITMPAAALVAALSFWIVNLAFG, encoded by the coding sequence GTGGACACCTTCGCACTGATCGTGACCATCGGTGTCGCGCTCGGCTTCACGTACACCAACGGCTTCCACGACTCCGCGAACGCGATCGCGACGTCGGTCTCCACCCGGGCCCTCACCCCGCGTGCCGCCCTCGCGATGGCCGCGGTCATGAACCTCGCCGGCGCGTTTCTGGGCCAGGGCGTCGCCAAGACCGTCAGCGAAGGGCTGATCGCCACCCCGCACGGCTCGCGGGGGATGGGCATCCTGTTCGCCGCGCTGGTCGGCGCGATCGTCTGGAACCTGGTCACCTGGTACTTCGGGCTGCCGTCCTCGTCCTCCCACGCGCTGTTCGGCGGGATGGTGGGCGCGGCGCTCGCGGGCGGAACGGAGGTGATCTGGTCCGGCGTGCTGGAGAAGATCGTCATCCCGATGTTCCTCTCGCCGTTCATCGGGCTGCTCTTCGGCTATCTGGTGATGGTCGGGATCATGTGGATCTTCCGCCGTACCAACCCGCACAAGGCCAAGCGCGGCTTCCGTATAGCGCAGACGGTGTCGGCGGCGGGCATGGCGCTCGGCCATGGCCTCCAGGACGCGCAGAAGACCATGGGCATCGTGGTGATGGCGCTGGTCATCGCCGATGTGGAGGGCCAGGGCGACGAGATCCCGATCTGGGTGAAGGTCAGCTGCGCGGTGATGCTGTCGCTCGGTACGTACGCGGGCGGCTGGCGCATCATGCGGACGCTGGGCCGGAAGATCATCGAGCTGGACCCGCCGCAGGGGTTCGCGGCGGAGACGACCGGCGCGACCATCATGTTCGGCTCGGCGTTCCTGTTCCACGCGCCGATCTCGACGACTCATGTGATCACCTCGGCGATCATGGGGGTCGGGGCGACGAAGCGCGTGAAGGCCGTGCGCTGGGGGATCGCCAAGAACATCATTCTGGGCTGGTTCATCACGATGCCGGCCGCCGCGCTGGTGGCGGCGCTGAGCTTCTGGATCGTGAATCTGGCCTTCGGCTGA
- a CDS encoding SCO6880 family protein: MTTQSHPIAPRRTYLIGRARPNAIVGKNRETGEIALIIAGAFVGMMCGLLVPVLSLRIVTLTGFPMLGLAAVYVPYKQRTFYKWFEINRSYKRTLRQGTTYRSAVMEAGTRSDGREVEIGPPPGIGRINWLAAPFGPDEIAVLLHADRRTVTAAIEIEGPGVGLRDSEDQEALVDRFGTLLKHVANGDGFVTRLQMLARTLPADPDAHEKDVAQRGDSKAPGWLQDSYDQLQSMVSTSSEQHRAYLVACMHYTRELAAEGSAMARAARQAAGTRKLDRDAGLAVVMARELTDICARLAEADIRVRQPLGQGRLSSLVHSMYDPDHPIDHIQAMTKRNAWPAELDAMEPTYLQAKTRESSTRAPWCHATAWVKEWPMTPVGVNFLAPLLVHTPDVIRTVSVTMDLEPTEIAIERMLTEKTNDDAEASRAAKMNRTVDPRDIAAHGRLDQRGEDLASGAAGVNLVGYITVSSRSPESLARDKRTIRASAGKSYLKLEWCDREHHRAFVNTLPFATGIRR, encoded by the coding sequence TTGACAACCCAGTCCCATCCGATCGCGCCCCGCCGTACGTATCTGATCGGCCGCGCCCGGCCGAACGCGATCGTCGGCAAGAACCGTGAAACCGGCGAGATCGCCCTGATCATCGCCGGCGCCTTCGTCGGCATGATGTGCGGTCTCCTCGTCCCCGTCCTCTCCCTGCGGATCGTGACGCTGACCGGCTTCCCGATGCTCGGCCTCGCCGCCGTGTACGTCCCGTACAAGCAGCGCACGTTCTACAAGTGGTTTGAAATCAATCGCAGTTATAAGCGCACGCTGCGCCAAGGCACCACCTACCGCTCCGCCGTCATGGAGGCGGGCACCCGCTCCGACGGCCGCGAGGTCGAGATCGGCCCGCCCCCCGGCATCGGCCGGATCAACTGGCTCGCCGCCCCCTTCGGCCCCGACGAGATCGCCGTCCTCCTCCACGCCGACCGCCGCACCGTCACCGCCGCCATCGAGATCGAGGGCCCCGGCGTCGGCCTGCGCGACAGCGAGGACCAGGAGGCGCTTGTCGACCGCTTCGGCACCCTCCTCAAGCACGTCGCCAACGGGGACGGCTTCGTCACCCGCCTCCAGATGCTCGCCCGCACCCTGCCCGCCGACCCCGACGCGCACGAGAAGGACGTCGCCCAGCGCGGCGACAGCAAGGCACCCGGCTGGCTCCAGGACTCCTACGACCAGCTCCAGTCGATGGTCTCCACCTCCAGCGAGCAGCACCGCGCGTATCTCGTCGCCTGCATGCACTACACCCGCGAACTCGCCGCCGAGGGCTCCGCCATGGCCCGCGCCGCCCGCCAGGCCGCCGGCACCCGCAAGCTCGACCGGGACGCCGGCCTCGCCGTCGTCATGGCCCGCGAGCTGACCGACATCTGCGCCCGGCTCGCCGAGGCCGACATCCGGGTACGCCAGCCCCTCGGCCAGGGCCGGCTCTCCTCCCTCGTGCACTCCATGTACGACCCCGACCACCCCATCGACCACATCCAGGCCATGACGAAACGAAACGCCTGGCCGGCCGAGCTGGACGCCATGGAACCGACGTATCTCCAGGCCAAGACGCGGGAGTCGTCCACCCGCGCGCCCTGGTGCCACGCCACCGCCTGGGTCAAGGAGTGGCCGATGACCCCGGTCGGCGTGAACTTCCTCGCCCCGCTCCTCGTCCACACCCCCGACGTGATCCGTACGGTCTCCGTCACCATGGACCTCGAACCCACCGAGATCGCCATCGAGCGCATGCTCACCGAGAAGACCAACGACGACGCCGAGGCCAGCCGCGCCGCCAAGATGAACCGCACCGTCGACCCGCGCGACATCGCCGCGCACGGCCGGCTCGACCAGCGGGGTGAAGATCTCGCCAGCGGGGCGGCGGGGGTCAACCTCGTCGGGTACATCACAGTGTCCTCCAGGTCCCCGGAGAGCCTCGCCAGGGACAAGCGGACGATCAGGGCCTCGGCCGGCAAGTCGTATCTGAAGCTGGAGTGGTGCGACCGCGAGCACCACCGCGCCTTCGTGAACACCCTGCCGTTCGCGACCGGAATCCGCCGCTAG
- a CDS encoding metal-sensitive transcriptional regulator, with protein MTTTDAAGSTAPAATVHGYHKQKDEHLKRLRRIEGQIRGLQRLVDEDVYCIDILTQVSASTKALQSFALQLLEEHLRHCVADAAVKGGAEIDAKVEEATKAIARLLRT; from the coding sequence ATGACGACCACCGACGCGGCCGGCTCGACGGCCCCCGCCGCGACCGTGCACGGCTACCACAAACAGAAGGACGAGCACCTCAAGCGGCTGCGCCGGATCGAGGGCCAGATCCGGGGGCTCCAGCGGCTGGTGGACGAGGATGTGTACTGCATCGACATACTGACGCAGGTCTCCGCCTCCACCAAGGCCCTTCAGTCCTTCGCGCTCCAGCTGCTGGAGGAGCATTTGCGCCACTGCGTGGCGGACGCGGCGGTCAAGGGCGGCGCGGAGATCGACGCGAAGGTGGAGGAGGCGACGAAGGCGATCGCCCGGCTCCTGCGCACCTGA
- a CDS encoding DUF47 domain-containing protein, whose protein sequence is MRFRLTPRETSFYDMFAASADNIVTGSKLLMELLGADSSARAEIAERMRAAEHAGDDATHAIFHQLNSSFITPFDREDIYSLASQLDDIMDYMEEAVDLVVLYNIEELPMGVEQQIEVLARAAELTAEAMPHLRTMSNLTEYWIEVNRLENQADQIHRKLLAHLFNGKYDAMEVLKLKQIVDVLEEAADAFEHVANTVETIAVKES, encoded by the coding sequence GTGCGCTTTCGTCTGACCCCCAGGGAGACGAGCTTCTACGACATGTTCGCCGCGTCCGCGGACAACATCGTCACGGGCTCCAAGCTCCTTATGGAACTCCTCGGCGCGGATTCCTCCGCCCGGGCCGAGATCGCGGAGCGGATGAGGGCGGCCGAGCACGCGGGAGACGACGCGACGCACGCGATCTTCCATCAGCTCAATTCCTCCTTCATCACGCCGTTCGACCGTGAGGACATCTACAGCCTCGCGTCCCAGCTCGACGACATCATGGATTACATGGAGGAGGCCGTCGATCTCGTCGTCCTCTACAACATCGAAGAACTCCCCATGGGTGTCGAGCAGCAGATCGAGGTGCTCGCCCGGGCCGCCGAGCTGACCGCCGAGGCCATGCCGCACCTGCGGACGATGAGCAATCTGACCGAGTACTGGATCGAGGTCAACCGTCTGGAGAACCAGGCCGACCAGATCCACCGCAAGCTGCTGGCCCACCTCTTCAACGGTAAGTACGACGCGATGGAGGTGCTCAAGCTCAAGCAGATCGTCGACGTGCTTGAAGAGGCCGCCGACGCGTTCGAACACGTCGCGAACACGGTGGAGACCATCGCGGTCAAGGAGTCCTGA
- a CDS encoding sortase domain-containing protein — MLFVAAVLCAVAAVLLHLRLLPLALQAPDPRPRIPAAPAEPRVVRVPDAASAPVRLRIPVLGVNAGVLPLALGAGGELDAPGFRHAMRVGWYAGGPRPGEPGPAVLVGHRDAPANPGTAPVRNGRDNIKNAVFARLGRLRPGDRVDVELGDRRRVGFRVTAVDTYRTERFPTERVYGPSPTPQLRLITCGGVIDARGHWDSNVVVSATAIP; from the coding sequence GTGCTCTTCGTCGCGGCCGTCCTGTGCGCCGTGGCCGCCGTACTCCTGCACCTGCGCCTGCTCCCACTCGCGCTCCAGGCCCCCGACCCCCGCCCCCGGATACCCGCGGCCCCCGCCGAACCCCGCGTCGTCCGCGTCCCCGACGCGGCCTCCGCGCCCGTACGGCTGCGCATCCCGGTGCTCGGCGTGAACGCCGGCGTGCTGCCGCTCGCGCTCGGTGCCGGAGGCGAGCTGGACGCGCCGGGCTTCCGGCACGCGATGCGGGTCGGCTGGTACGCGGGCGGTCCCCGCCCCGGCGAGCCGGGGCCCGCCGTGCTCGTCGGCCACCGCGACGCCCCGGCCAACCCGGGCACCGCCCCCGTACGCAACGGCCGGGACAACATCAAGAACGCCGTCTTCGCCCGGCTCGGCCGGCTGCGCCCCGGCGACCGGGTCGACGTGGAGCTGGGAGACCGGCGGCGAGTGGGGTTCCGGGTGACGGCGGTGGACACGTACCGCACGGAACGCTTCCCCACCGAGCGGGTCTACGGCCCGTCACCCACCCCGCAGCTGCGGCTGATCACCTGTGGCGGGGTGATCGACGCCCGCGGCCACTGGGACTCGAACGTCGTGGTCAGCGCCACGGCAATCCCGTAA
- a CDS encoding ATP-binding protein — MRDPLSILTDAFTGFLFGKVETTRLPVRTSTGQAQAVYLPTAAPGLGDSGVIIGREVYSGKGYIYDPFQLYGQQLPAPHWLVLGESGNGKSALEKTYVLRQLRFRDRQVVVLDAQGEDGAGEWNLIAQELGITPIRLDAMAALDHGIRLNPLDPAITTTGQLALLRTIIEVAMGHGLDERSGFALKVAHAYVNETITDRQPVLMDIVEQLRHPEPESAQAMNVDLDDVRAWGLDVALVLDRLVDGDLRGMFDGPTTVGIDLDAPLIVFDLSHIDRNSIAMPILMAIVGVWLEHTWIRPDRKKRIFLVEEAWHIINSPFVAQLFQRLLKFGRRLGLSFVAVVHHLSDVVDGAAAKEAAAILKMASTRTVYAQKADEARATGLVLGLPRWAVEIIPTLTPGIAVWDVNGNVQVVKHLVTEAERPLVFTDRAMTENSAASNASDAADAFALGGGELPADMRAAEWEAEQRTALLERQRRFDESSESTVA, encoded by the coding sequence GTGCGAGATCCGCTGTCCATCCTCACGGACGCCTTCACCGGCTTCCTCTTCGGGAAGGTGGAGACGACCCGTCTCCCGGTCCGTACGTCCACGGGCCAGGCCCAGGCCGTCTATCTGCCCACCGCCGCCCCCGGACTCGGCGACTCCGGCGTCATCATCGGCCGCGAGGTCTACAGCGGCAAGGGCTATATCTACGACCCCTTCCAGCTGTACGGACAGCAGCTGCCCGCCCCCCACTGGCTGGTCCTCGGCGAATCCGGCAACGGCAAGTCGGCGCTGGAGAAGACCTACGTCCTGCGCCAGCTCCGCTTCCGCGACCGCCAGGTCGTCGTCCTCGACGCCCAGGGCGAGGACGGCGCCGGCGAATGGAACCTGATCGCCCAGGAGCTGGGTATAACCCCCATCCGCTTGGACGCGATGGCCGCGCTCGACCACGGCATCCGGCTCAACCCGCTCGACCCGGCGATCACCACGACCGGCCAGCTCGCCCTGCTCCGTACGATCATCGAAGTCGCCATGGGGCACGGCCTGGACGAGCGCTCCGGCTTCGCCCTCAAGGTCGCCCACGCGTACGTCAACGAGACCATCACCGACCGCCAGCCGGTCCTGATGGACATCGTCGAGCAACTGCGCCACCCCGAGCCCGAGTCCGCCCAGGCCATGAACGTCGACCTCGATGACGTACGGGCCTGGGGCCTCGATGTGGCCCTGGTGCTGGACCGGCTGGTCGACGGCGACCTGCGCGGCATGTTCGACGGGCCGACGACCGTCGGTATCGATCTCGACGCCCCGCTGATCGTCTTCGACCTCTCGCACATCGACCGCAACTCGATCGCCATGCCGATCCTGATGGCGATCGTCGGCGTCTGGCTGGAGCACACCTGGATCCGCCCCGACCGCAAGAAGCGCATCTTCCTCGTGGAGGAAGCGTGGCACATCATCAACTCCCCCTTCGTGGCCCAGCTCTTCCAGCGGCTGCTGAAGTTCGGCCGCCGCCTCGGCCTGTCGTTCGTCGCGGTCGTCCACCATCTCTCCGACGTCGTCGACGGAGCGGCGGCCAAGGAAGCGGCGGCGATCCTCAAGATGGCCTCGACCCGTACGGTCTACGCGCAGAAGGCCGACGAGGCACGGGCGACGGGCCTGGTCCTCGGACTGCCCCGCTGGGCCGTCGAGATCATCCCCACGCTCACCCCCGGCATCGCCGTCTGGGACGTCAACGGCAATGTCCAGGTCGTCAAACACCTGGTCACAGAGGCGGAACGGCCGCTCGTCTTCACCGACCGCGCGATGACGGAGAACTCCGCCGCGTCCAACGCCTCGGACGCCGCCGACGCCTTCGCCCTGGGCGGCGGCGAACTGCCCGCGGACATGAGGGCCGCGGAGTGGGAGGCGGAGCAGCGGACGGCCCTGCTGGAGAGGCAGCGCCGGTTCGACGAGTCCTCCGAGTCGACGGTGGCATGA
- a CDS encoding C40 family peptidase: protein MVVVAAVGGLGMSFVALLVIGTYSAAAGLAGAAGQSVGLAKGAVPARYQPLVKQWGNLCPAINPALLAAQLYQESGWNPTAQSPANAKGIAQFIPGTWAAHAVDGNNDGVKDIWDPEDAIPSAASYDCELAGYVKNVPGDPTSNMLAAYNAGAYAVIKYGGVPPYRETQNYVKIIRTLEQSFAAPVGRVAPSKQAASAIHFAQQKLGTPYLWGGNGTADQGGRFDCSGLTQAAYRTVGIELPRVANDQYNAGAHPSRDELLPGDLVFFSDDLTNSRLIRHVGIYVGGGYMINAPFTGAVIRFDKIDTPDYFGATRVTEDGAKSLPTALPENRPEA from the coding sequence ATGGTGGTCGTGGCCGCTGTCGGCGGGCTGGGGATGAGTTTCGTCGCCCTGCTCGTCATCGGGACGTACTCCGCCGCCGCCGGTCTGGCCGGTGCCGCCGGGCAGAGCGTGGGGCTGGCGAAGGGGGCCGTGCCGGCGCGGTACCAGCCGCTGGTGAAGCAGTGGGGGAACCTCTGTCCCGCCATCAACCCCGCCCTGCTGGCCGCGCAGCTCTACCAGGAGAGCGGCTGGAACCCCACCGCGCAGAGTCCGGCCAACGCCAAGGGCATCGCGCAGTTCATCCCGGGGACATGGGCGGCGCACGCCGTCGACGGCAACAACGACGGCGTGAAGGACATCTGGGACCCGGAGGACGCGATCCCGTCCGCCGCCTCGTACGACTGCGAACTGGCCGGGTACGTCAAGAATGTGCCGGGCGATCCGACCAGCAACATGCTCGCCGCGTACAACGCGGGGGCGTACGCCGTCATCAAGTACGGGGGCGTGCCGCCGTACCGCGAGACGCAGAACTACGTGAAGATCATCCGCACCCTGGAGCAGAGCTTCGCGGCCCCCGTCGGACGCGTGGCGCCCTCGAAGCAGGCAGCCAGCGCCATCCACTTCGCGCAGCAGAAGCTCGGGACGCCCTATCTGTGGGGCGGGAACGGCACGGCGGACCAGGGAGGACGGTTCGACTGCTCCGGGCTGACCCAGGCCGCGTACCGGACGGTCGGGATCGAGCTGCCTCGGGTGGCGAACGATCAGTACAACGCGGGTGCGCATCCTTCGCGGGACGAACTGCTTCCCGGTGACCTTGTCTTCTTCTCCGACGATCTCACTAATTCACGTTTGATCCGGCACGTGGGCATCTATGTCGGCGGCGGCTATATGATCAACGCGCCCTTTACGGGAGCGGTCATTCGCTTCGACAAGATCGACACTCCGGACTATTTCGGGGCCACCCGAGTGACCGAAGATGGCGCCAAATCGCTGCCCACCGCCCTTCCCGAGAACCGGCCGGAAGCCTGA
- a CDS encoding COG4315 family predicted lipoprotein: protein MHRTGPVRRITARTTPAKAATAATPAALVTVALLLLALTVATVERAAAVTRPTDPGELTLIDTAMGRVLADKNGNALYLRQADAPNQPGCTGACAVTWPAATGRPARARGVTAPISVTPLSAVGSTERQVVFGTHPLYYFRDDRPHRPEGQHVPGFSLVSAHGTAVAPAVSAAETASSTSRPKPKPTPTPTRTPTRPPTQTPTPTPTPSPKPKPKPKPKTSTSKPSPPSAPPATPATPTPPPSPATVGALKVTPSGAARGGADHPAAAATAAPPPGRSAAAQLALAIGATAAASAGTILLVRRLQRRATGGEH from the coding sequence ATGCACCGAACCGGACCCGTCCGCCGGATAACCGCACGCACCACACCTGCCAAAGCCGCCACAGCCGCCACGCCCGCCGCGCTCGTCACGGTCGCCCTGCTCCTTCTCGCCCTCACCGTCGCCACCGTCGAGCGCGCCGCAGCCGTCACTCGGCCGACCGATCCCGGTGAGCTGACGCTCATCGACACCGCGATGGGCCGGGTCCTGGCGGACAAGAACGGCAACGCGCTCTATCTGCGGCAGGCCGACGCGCCCAATCAGCCCGGGTGCACGGGCGCCTGCGCGGTGACCTGGCCGGCCGCGACCGGCCGCCCGGCGCGGGCGCGGGGCGTCACCGCGCCGATCTCGGTGACCCCGTTGAGCGCGGTGGGCAGCACCGAACGGCAGGTCGTGTTCGGCACACATCCGCTGTACTACTTCCGCGACGACCGGCCGCACCGCCCCGAGGGCCAGCATGTGCCGGGCTTCAGTCTGGTCTCGGCGCACGGTACGGCGGTCGCGCCCGCGGTCTCGGCGGCGGAGACCGCGTCGTCGACATCGAGGCCAAAACCCAAACCGACGCCAACGCCGACACGGACCCCAACACGGCCCCCGACACAGACACCAACCCCCACCCCCACACCCTCGCCAAAACCAAAGCCGAAGCCAAAACCGAAGACCAGCACGTCAAAGCCATCCCCGCCCTCAGCACCCCCGGCTACCCCGGCTACCCCGACGCCCCCGCCATCCCCCGCCACCGTCGGTGCCCTCAAGGTCACCCCCTCCGGCGCGGCCCGCGGTGGCGCGGACCACCCGGCGGCCGCCGCGACGGCCGCGCCGCCGCCCGGTCGCTCGGCCGCCGCCCAGCTCGCCCTCGCCATCGGCGCCACCGCCGCCGCGTCCGCCGGGACGATCCTGCTGGTACGCCGGCTCCAACGGCGCGCGACAGGCGGGGAGCACTGA